A segment of the Lycium ferocissimum isolate CSIRO_LF1 chromosome 5, AGI_CSIRO_Lferr_CH_V1, whole genome shotgun sequence genome:
CAGCTTCAATGGGTAATTCACTTTTCATTgccccccaccaaaaaaaaaaaaaccctggTAATTCCACtgttatttattttcaattcattACAGCCACCTCTCTTGTTTGGTTTCATGCTGAAAATGGTCCATCAAAACATAAAATTGGAAAGTGAGACATTACCTGAGCATCAATCGTGTAGGGATTGGGCAAATGATCCTCCTCCCAGTCTGTTCGGAAAGGCCTAGATGTCAATCCCCATCCTGGCCTGTCAAAGGCAGTGACTGCACAACCTACCTGCTGAGCTAGTACTCCCATCACATTTCTCCAAGAGAAGACCCCACCACCAAAACCATGTACCAAAACAATTCCAAACTGATCATTACCTTCCAGATCTTGTATAAGACGAGGAGACCCCGACCTATTAACTGTATCTCCATCACCAACTTCATCTAGGTTGAGATTAGGCATTTCTTCAGACAGGTGAAAACCATCTAATAAAGGTGTGGAGAGACAGTTTGCAGGATATTGACTACTGTAGCTCCTCCGAATACGATAATCCACATTTGATAAAAGACTTAGTGGCCTGTCTACATGGGCTGTGGAGGACAAGGAATGGCAAGGTGATCCAGGCAACCTAAGTTTGTAATGAAGAGTAAGCCCTGAGCAAGAAATAAATAAGCTGTCAACATCAGCAAGCAGTTTGGCAGGGATTTCCCCGTCCTCACGAGCTGATCCTGCAAGTTTCCTCCTCATTTCACTATCACATTTTGATCCTTTCCCAGCAGAAGGAGTTGGAGACCGTGGTAGCTTATTGTATGCAGAGAAAACAACTTTACAAGGAAGGACCTGTCATTTCCAATAAATCAATTGTTACAAACTTATAGGTTCCATTAAATTGCTTCTTTGGTCAATGAGTAAATCAATAAACCAACACCAGTGATTATCGTCACATGGTTAACATTATCTTGGACAAATCACAAGTATTTCATGGAAAAGTAGTTAGCTTCTTTCAAAGAAATGCAAACCAGAACCGTCCAGTTGGTATCATCAAGGATTAAATGTGTCCAATAAGTTAAGGAAactagaaggagaaaaacataACAACTTACAGCTTCGGGGTCAATTCGGTGAAACAAGAGTTTCCTCCTAGCTCGACAGCTTGTTCTATAGGCAACAACAATATGTCCAACAGCAAAGACTATAGATGATAGAAACAACACAGGCATCCCCCATGACTTTTCCAAGTGAAGCTTTTGCTCAATAGAAGATGAAGCTTCAGCCTCCATGTATGAATTTCCAGAAAAAACACTCGCCTTTACGGAAACAAGAATAATGGATATAATGGAACAGAGTGTAGCAGTTCCGAGATATGGTCCATGTGAAAGAGCAGGTCCATCACACATAGAATAAACACCTATAATCAAAAACTAATATGGATTAGTTCCAGAGGCAAAAATAGCCAAATAACACAACCAATAAAAAGTACTCCTAAGAACCAATTCCAATTTGAATCATAACATCAACACATTTGGAACTAATACTTAAACACAAAATCCAGTAAAGAAAACAATATTAAATCTCCATAGAagaagaagggcaagtctagGCGAAAATGATTTTAACTTTCagctcccgtttggccatagattttggaagcttttttttttgagaaaaaattgaaaacactGTTTGTCCATGGAATTTGAtcagttttgaaaaaaaaattgaagaaaaacttTCAAGTTCCAAAAATGGTTCTGGACCGGTTTTTGGGTGAATTTTTTCTTATACTcataaaacttcaaattttttcaagtaaaatgcatgtccaaaaACAACTTgaagttccaaaaattatttttcaacacaacttcaaaaagtcttttttcaagtttcacaaCATTATCTAGCTCAGTAACATATTTCAATATATTGCAATTGGAGTTACCAACTCGATTTGCCAACCCAAAATACACATCAAACTTCAAGTATACTGAGACAATAACCTAAAATTCCAATCAAACTGGAAAActaaaaatgagagaaaaaaggTAAAACTAGAAGGAGCAAGCATGAATACAAGAGGATGCTCAGATTTATGTAAAACAGGCACTAACTAGGAAAATAATTGAAAAGGAAGTGGTAAATAAGCACGTACAGGTGATGATAAGAGATCTCATGATCGAAACGAGAGGAATATCCGTCAATGAAGTTTTGAACGCATATCTGTGCAAATGCTCTTTAAAACTGTAACATCTCAGGCACGTAAAACTAGAAACGAACATGCTACTAACCAGAAAATCCCCTATTGACACCATCATTGGCGCCGATAGCATTAGCAGCGACGCCAACATCACAACCATGAAATATATAGTCCTCAAACATCTCTTTACCTTCTCCGTCCCTCCCTTCCCCATCGAAGCCATTAGTAATGttggtgaaaataaaataaattatcttCAGGCTGAGGCGCTGATATCTCTGCTCTGTTTAATAAGTAATTGGGCCAATGCAAATTACAAAAACGATTTTTCTTCCTGTCTTAACAACTCATTTTCGTACAATTCAGGTGCATTTGGAGAATAATATTAGATCGTACATGAAATGAAATTAGAGACGGTGGCTCAAAGGCCATctctaatttaaaaaaaaaaggtaacttTTGGTTTTTCAGTGTTAGTATAAGATGTTGTTGTGCTTAGGGTTTTAGTTGTAGAAAGCTTAAGGAAAATGGAGAGTGTAACTGTTTACTTAGCTTTCTCttatgaaaaaaatgatgagcagaaaaattttaaatatagacAGGCGGAATGGGGTTGTCGATGGAGTTTTTGTACTATCGCTTTCTCactctttatttatttgtgtGTGTTTTGAgctgtattttttcttatttctccTTTACCACCTTTTTATtaaagggaaatgaaataactAGTCAGCTTTGTTTGTATCGGTTACTTTTagataccttttttttttatttcttttcaatCGTTTACAGTGAAATTGGAGAAGTCTAATTAGTCAATGCTCAACAGTAAAAGAGGTTGTCTATAGTGTAATTTATTGCTTGTGAGAACTCAATAGACtctgggtgtgtgtgtgtgtatatatatatatatatattaaataatttaagtgATATGTTTGTATGAATTTATTGAATCTGTCACtctatattattataataacaaaatttttaagaaaattcaaaaatgatcttgtctaaaattaaaaaaaaaaaaactctttgaCTCTTATAATCAAAATCTGTCTCTGATGTCATTgataaaatattgaaaataataatttactaAAAACGTTAGATTAAAATGAAAAGTAAATTACACAAATTAAAATAGATAGAGTACACACATGTCAATTATTTCACGGCAACAGTCTTGATTTGACACATTTCATCTtcatatatataacacataaacTAATTAAGAAAGGTTAGAATATTTTGGCAAAGATATTtaataacacaacaacaagaTATTTATATGTCtactttaataaaattttgatatcgctaattttaaagttatttagttATATTTGAGACGTCTTAATagcatggatatggaaaaaaaagacTATATATTTACTTATATGGAGTAGGAGGTTTGAAAAACAAATGAAAGGTTtgaaaaaattgacataaataaataagattccttaattaattaaaaagttttaaaaaaaattgaaaattatggtttcaaccaaaaaaatcttaaataaataaaattaggacataaaagtaattaatgaaaaagtttttaaaaatttgggaaattattgtgaggactacaaaagtcctcacattccctcttatatataataaatattaaatatttaattatgaaTTCTGTCActctatattattatattaacttaaaatggtcaaaaaaaaaaaaactatcaatCTGTCTCTGAATGGTAACCAAACGTTAGAGGTGTTACACACATGTCAATTATTTCACGGAATATTTGACACATTTCACCAACACATAAACTAATTAAGAAAGGTTAGAATCGTGGCAAAGATATTTAATAACATACAGAATTTATATGTCTACTAAAATTTTGATATCGCAGTTATATTTGAGAAGTCTTAATAGCTGAAAGACTATATATTTTACTTATATGGAGTTCTTTGTCCATATTTACCTTTTTACTAATGGTTTCAACCATCTTTGTAATGAATTTTATAGTATTTTGCAATGATATTTATACTACTTTGAATTTTTTGTCCTTATATTGATATCTCTTTACCTTCTAAGATTGTCATTACCCTTTATTTATGAGATTTTACTGAGTATGTTATTGTAGTTACATACTAGTGGAAATTATGCGATTCCATTCCCATATTgaaattctttttccttttccattcGTCGAGGTGTGAAAGTAATTAAATTAGTTGACAATCCTGtattagaaaataataaaaaaagttgaaactGCTGGAATTCGTTAACGGTGGCCCATTTAACTGCCTGGCAGGCTTTTCTCTATCGGATGCGCTGCCATTATCTTTCCTCGCATCTTTTGTGTATTCCGAAGATTGTGCGCGTACATTTTTTCCTTTCACTCCTcgcactttttctttttccccttctttgGCCAGAATGTTTGAATGATTAGCAGTTtagtagtatatatacatatatacatttgATATAATCATAAAAGTTTAAAAGGCCTTTAAGACGagtaatttctaaatatttggTGACAGTGATATTTAGCTACTTGTAAGTTTTCAGAATTATAGGGAAAATTTCAGATACCTCCCCTCACGTTTTGCTTCGTTTCACTACCTTTCCCTTACGTTTGCAATATTACGACTACCTCccttattttaactttttatgtAACAActcttttattctatttattattaatgaaaaaataACATATGTGGACTGATTTGTCCTCCCTAAGATCATgttttttgattaattattattttatcaatTCTCCTTTAAAAGGTTATTTCCAGGAATTGTTATCATGGGCTGTTCACTCGTACGTTCCCAACGTTTGAgctttttgtttcttcatgttttaACATTTAgctttttgtttcttcatgttttaACATTTTAGAGAAAGTATCTTGCCAACTACTCTAtgattgatcaaaaaatatagaaaaattttgaaactaaattttatatgttaaaaatataaatgtcTTATTGCAAGCAAAATCCAACAACACGTGCTAGATAAATTTTTGATAAAAAGACATCTTTAAATGATGAGGCAGTATAGAGACCTTTATCTCTTAAACCCAATTCATCAAATCCAGTCCATCAGAATACTACTTAATTCCTAGCAGCAAAAACACGAGGGGCACTTGACATACTTATTTACAAAAAAGATTACAAGTAAATTACCTTTATTTGTTGAAGACACACtcagtaaaaaataattttttttccagaaaatataatGACAACACTGGGGAGGGTTGAAGAGAAATAGGAAAAGAGAACCCTTGCTGCGAAGACTGAAGAATATTTTGGCATATATTGTTTTCAGTTTATTCGGAAATgagatattaataaaataataattaattcaaaGAGCATAATCTTAGGGAGGGCAAAACGGTCCATGAATGTTACTTTTTCATTagtaataaatagaataaaagaattattacaaaaaaagttaaaataaggGAGGTAGCTGTAATATTACAAACGTGAAGGGAGATCAGTGAAACGAGGGAAAACGTGAGGGGAGGTCTCTTGAAattttcccttatatatataaaaattgttgCGAGATAGTTCTGTAGAGTAGAAGTGTCCATTTGATTTCTAGCTAGATTAAAGTGGCTACCTACAAAATGTGTGAAATTTAAGAGGTTATCTAGGTAATTAGCCAAAGTTTAATAAGCATTTCCACCATAACACAAGCATACACATGCTAAAAGAACCCGCTTAAAGAATCAGTTATGTTGGTAAAAAAAATGTACTAAtaaattgatcaaacaaaaaaatgtgaatttaaCCGAATCCCCAAACAAGTCAAATAAGCTGATCAAACTTAAACAAGTAATATTGTAAGGTGGTTTATCTATACCCTCCACAATTCAGAAACAACCCCGAAGATTTCGAATTTTATTCCGTTTGGTTACAACATGATTTTAATAAGGGCTAGAAATgaaatagaaaaacaaaagcTAAAAGTGTATATATTAACCACAACAGAGTAACGACAAATGAGTAGAACCATCAAGCAGTTCGTTCCTTACAACGGAATTCTAGCTGGTAAAGAACAAGCATCTTGTTAGGTGATGCATTTTATAACCAAATTAATACTATtaagtaaaattattttaatagtATGTTAAATAGCTTTTGTGtcttttatgagtttgaataaCGACACATTAGATGCTTCAATATGTTTGGAAGACACACCAATTATTGTTTAAGAACAATTAGTACAGGAATGTTTGTTAGGGCTTGTCATTTGCCAGGCTTGCATGAATATTTATACAACATAGACCCACAAAGAAACGACAAAGCACCAAACCTACCAGCGTGATTTGGTTTGGGAAAGAGAAGATGGAGT
Coding sequences within it:
- the LOC132055485 gene encoding uncharacterized protein LOC132055485; translated protein: MASMGKGGTEKVKRCLRTIYFMVVMLASLLMLSAPMMVSIGDFLVSSMFVSSFTCLRCYSFKEHLHRYAFKTSLTDIPLVSIMRSLIITCVYSMCDGPALSHGPYLGTATLCSIISIILVSVKASVFSGNSYMEAEASSSIEQKLHLEKSWGMPVLFLSSIVFAVGHIVVAYRTSCRARRKLLFHRIDPEAVLPCKVVFSAYNKLPRSPTPSAGKGSKCDSEMRRKLAGSAREDGEIPAKLLADVDSLFISCSGLTLHYKLRLPGSPCHSLSSTAHVDRPLSLLSNVDYRIRRSYSSQYPANCLSTPLLDGFHLSEEMPNLNLDEVGDGDTVNRSGSPRLIQDLEGNDQFGIVLVHGFGGGVFSWRNVMGVLAQQVGCAVTAFDRPGWGLTSRPFRTDWEEDHLPNPYTIDAQVDLLLSFCSEMGFTSVVLVGHDDGGLLALKAAQRVQSSTNFNDVKIKGIVLLGVSLSRELVPAFARVLLRTSLGKKHLVRPLLRTEITQVVNRRAWYDATKLTTEVLSFYKAPLCVEGWDEALHEIGKQSYETVLSPEKAAALLKAVESLPVLVIGGAEDALVSLKSVQAMASKLVNSRLVAISGCGHLPHEECPKALLAAMSPFINRILVEQLQHQ